The Solidesulfovibrio sp. DNA window GCTTCGCCGTCTTCTCAAAAAAAAGCTTCTGGCCCCCCTGCTTGAGCGGACCGAATCCTTCCTCGGCCCGGGTTGGCGGGCGAGCATCCGCGAACATGGCGACATCCCGCCGGCGGCCTGCCACAGCGAACCCTTGCGCCTCGATGGCGTGCTCATCGGCTTTCTGGACTGCTGCCCGCCGCCCGCGCCCTGTCCGCAGGCGCCCCGGGCGGCCGTACTGCCCGGCATGGCCCGCTTCGTCGCCGACTGCCTGGAACAGGCCATTGCCGGCGAAGCGGCCAAACGCAGCCTGGCGGCCGAGGCCCTGGGCAAATATCGCGAAATTTCCCTGCTCCACCGGGCGACCCTGACCCTCAACGGCTCCCTGCGCCCCCGCGACGCCGCCCAGGCCCTGCTCCTGGAATGCCGCCAGGGCGAAATCCCTGCCGAGGCGGGGATGGTCTTCCTGCGGGCGCCGGGCAGCGACACCTTCACCCCCATCGCCGGCTACGGCGAAGTCGGTGACTGGCACATGGCCGACACGGCCCGGTCCACGCTGTTTTGGGACGTGGCCCGCACCCAGAAGGGGGAGATCGTCAACGACCTGGAGCGCGACGCCCGGTGGCGGGGCGAAGCGCGCCTGCGCTCCGTGCTGTTGTGCCCGCTTTGCGCCTCCAGCCGCTGCGTGGGCATGCTGGCGCTCGGCGCGGCCACGGCCGGGCGGTTCGAGGCCAGCCACCTGCAATACGTGGGCACCCTGGCCACGGTGGCCGGCATCGCCCTGGGCAACGCCCTGCATTTCGAATCCGTCCAGGGGCTCATCAATTCCCTCATGCAGGCCCTGGCCACGGCCATCGACGCCCGGGACCCCTTCACCGCCGGCCATTCCCAGCGGGTGGCCCGGCTGGGCGTGGCCCTGGCCAGGGTCGTGCACATGGATCGGCGCTTTTTTCCGGACGTCTGCTTCTCGCCAAGCGACCTCGAGGAACTCCTTTTCGCCGGCCTGCTCCACGACGTGGGCAAGATCGGCATCCGCGAGGAAGTGCTGACCAAGGCCACGCGCCTTTCCGAAGGGGCCATGGAGGTCATCGGCCAGCGCCTGGCCGTGGAAGCCCTGGTCACGGGGGCCGGGACCGATGCGGATTTCGAGCGGCTTTCACGCATCAACGCCGG harbors:
- a CDS encoding HD domain-containing phosphohydrolase, encoding MVPLRRLLKKKLLAPLLERTESFLGPGWRASIREHGDIPPAACHSEPLRLDGVLIGFLDCCPPPAPCPQAPRAAVLPGMARFVADCLEQAIAGEAAKRSLAAEALGKYREISLLHRATLTLNGSLRPRDAAQALLLECRQGEIPAEAGMVFLRAPGSDTFTPIAGYGEVGDWHMADTARSTLFWDVARTQKGEIVNDLERDARWRGEARLRSVLLCPLCASSRCVGMLALGAATAGRFEASHLQYVGTLATVAGIALGNALHFESVQGLINSLMQALATAIDARDPFTAGHSQRVARLGVALARVVHMDRRFFPDVCFSPSDLEELLFAGLLHDVGKIGIREEVLTKATRLSEGAMEVIGQRLAVEALVTGAGTDADFERLSRINAGDTVSREDALFVASLGARQVGIGKRSFPLLTEREIVCLLIPRGNLTPEERREIERHPAESHRILRHIPFPDNMARLLDIISQHHERLDGSGYPGGLKDTDILLQSRIIAIVDIYDAITMARHYKPALPREKALDILWQEARAGRIDARLVELLADNIGPVEADCQCLEGRLDLTAFLEAGHA